The DNA window TTACTTTTCTGTCTGTCTATTGACTAAAAATCACACTACAACGCCTCTACTAGAAATCACGCCACACCGCTTGAAGTCGACCCCATTAGCAAAAATCGGCGCCAGGTGCCTACCTCGATTCTAGTGTCTAGATCTAGTCACTACCCCTGTTGAGTTCCTTGGAATTGTTGCCCAGGTCTTCACCCTACCTGACTCCAACTGTTTCCCCACTTGGTATCTGTGGTTCCTAAATCATTGGAAGTTTATTCTAAGTACTTTAGACACTTTTGCAGCCAGTGTTCAATTCATAAGaacatttttagtgtaaaaatctATTCTTGTTCTTTTCTGTAAGACTCAGATATTGCAGTCACAATTTTTTCACTAATGACTATAACAGCGATGAATGCTTGGCCTTTCCTGTTCAATGTTTTTCACCCTCTAATGCACTTGGCAGAGCTCCTGCCCTTCCttagaaagagaagaaataaaGGTTTGGCTGTTTGTGAAAACTTTAGTAAGTTTAACATGGCAATGTGAATGAGTCGAAAATTTCCCATTGTTGTATATTATAGGCGCATATTCTAGGTTGGTTCCCTGTTGCTTAATGCTAACTAATGGACTGTGATGCATTGTTATGATTGtgaatagtaaaaatattatattcctATTTCCTCCACTTTCTCCACCGCTTAGCTCACCTGACACTTGAGGGACAAGCATCTTGCAAGCTTCCCACCTTGTACTCGTTTAGTTGGAATCTGATGATCATCTACTGAAAGGTCAGAAGAGAGGCACTAGATCAGGGTCATCTTAAAAGGCATGATTCTTGATACATGTAGCAGTGCTGCCAACATTAGTTGTCCATGCTCTAAACCTAACAATGCAATGGGATATAAGGTTTTGTCCCAAATTGTCTCAAGGTTTATTCAAGCTTGGAAGAGTAAATGCTCTAAGCAAAGTAGCATTGCGAAGCTTTCTTATACTTTAGACtggatttcttttgttttgatctGGCACACGAGATGGTCATGCAAATACCACCAGTAGCCTGTCAAAAGAATTACTAATGACAAGTGTTGCTTGTCATTTTATCTTATAACTTTAattctcttattttatttgatagcTTTCTTATTCTTTAAACCAATTACATTAGTGATAACttgcattttctttcttcaggTTCTTATATAGAAGTCTTTTATCATGGCCACTGAAGAGGATGTGAAGCAGCGACAAATTATTGAAAGCCGTGCAAGAAATATTAGCCACAATGTCCGATGCACTGAGTGCGGCAGCCAGTCTATTGAAGATTCACAAGCCGATGTAGCAATTCTGCTTAGAAAGGTACCTGTTCTTTCTGTACCATATAATTCTATTTGCCTTTGGTTCTTTACCTTGTTGATTCATTTGTCAAACTTTTGATATGAATTGAGATATTATTACAATTCATCCTTATGTCAATGGAGCTTGATAGTCTATCTTTAAGAATTTCTCTATGATTTTTTGCAGCTAATTCGTGATGAAATTAAATCTGGAAAGAGTGATAAGGAGATATACAAAAAACTAGAAGATGAGTTCGGAGAAACAGTTCTATATGCCCCTAAATTTGATCTTCAAACTGCTGCCATATGGTTATCACCGGTATGCCTTCATTTATTTCCAGTATTCATTCAAGTGTGTAATTTCAGTTTTACTCCTTATTAGCTTATGTTTTATTCGTTTCCCtgtaacttatatttttaaaagtggcaTACGTGAAAGCAAGATTGTATACTTGTTTGGCATATGATCTGTTTGTTAATGAATTGCTTGTGAGTCATGATGAACCTAAGTATTTTCCTCCATGCTCTTTCCGCAAGAATTTTTTTGGCCTTAAGGAGAAACATGATAGTTGAACCTTCTGCCTGgacatgtttatatttgttgaAAAATCAGATATGAAAACACAGTATTTCAATTTCAAAGAAAGTAATTCATCAGTTCAAATTCTGATAACATCCTGTTTTAGTTCAAGTTAATCTCCCTACATTGATAGCAAGATTTACTGAACaccgttttctttttcttgctaATAAAATTCTCCTTTTTATTCTCTAGAACTTGATAGAATGAATCAGATGAGTCCAGTAATTGTTCTCGTCCTTGTTCTACTACgtattgaatttgaattttaatatgTTCTCTAACAACACAAACAACAATTGGCATTTTAGAGGAGGCTGTTCGGCACCTGATATAGTAAATTCTGACCAGGTGATCGTGGGTGGCGTAGCAGCTGGCATCTGGGCTTACCAAAAGCACAGGCAAAGGACCAATGTTCACATTATGGCCCTGAACCTTGTCAGGGGAGTTCCGCTGACACCAAGGGAGAAGGAGACCATGCTTGACATTCTtacaccaccacctcctacAAAGAAATGGTGGTGGCCAGGCAAATAATTTTCATGTGTTGAATGAAACAACTAACCAAAGTACTCTCCTATGTAATGGTGGCGTCACGCACTTCATCAAGATGGATGATTTTtacacacattttttttcggTATGTCACACCTTTCCGCCTAGATCTCGTGTTTTGCAGATTGTATAGGCAGTTTTCTGTCAGGAAGGTAAACAACAGTGTCCTACTCAGTACTGCATTGAGCAGTGTTTCTGACTGAACTCTGTTTGATCTTTCAGCTGAAGCTCATGTCTGCTGTTAAGCtgagaagaagagaagcaTATCTTGTCTGAAAACAAATATCTTAGCACACTAGATCACAACCACTCCTGCCTAGTTTATTTCTAGTTTTACAACGCATGATAATCCCCTCTACATCCTGACACATTCCATTGTCTATGTgcactttttttaatatttttcaaacctttttaataaataattttattgctaaatattagggaaaaatttattttcatcgtATCAACCCTTTGGCCATGCTATGCTGCCACGCTAATGTACTCTATGTGATAGCGTTGTTTTGCTACGT is part of the Oryza brachyantha chromosome 2, ObraRS2, whole genome shotgun sequence genome and encodes:
- the LOC102722461 gene encoding cytochrome c-type biogenesis CcmH-like mitochondrial protein — its product is MATEEDVKQRQIIESRARNISHNVRCTECGSQSIEDSQADVAILLRKLIRDEIKSGKSDKEIYKKLEDEFGETVLYAPKFDLQTAAIWLSPVIVGGVAAGIWAYQKHRQRTNVHIMALNLVRGVPLTPREKETMLDILTPPPPTKKWWWPGK